In Polaribacter sp. L3A8, a genomic segment contains:
- a CDS encoding glycoside hydrolase family 13 protein has product MKSLPLIIVIVLLFSCEKKEPNKMEVLNEETGIMNEVERVEPPNWFIGFKNTSLQLLVKENNIGAAIPSISYAGVTIEKVNKAKSNNYLFIDLNIDAATKPGKFNITFTFDDGAIKTHTYQLKSREKTSDEYVGFNSTDAIYLITPDRFANGDETNDIVVGLKEATIDRVDNYKRHGGDLQGIMNHIDYIADLGFTAVWPTPVLLNDMEESSYHGYAITDYYQVDPRFGTLEDYKKLADELRKKNMKLIMDQVANHCGIGHWWMKDLPFDDWLNNQKNYEDNIDNWASETSIGSNHRRTTNQDLYASQVDRKGNNEGWFSPKMPDLNQRNPFLAAYIIQNSIWWLETLGLGGIRQDTYPYPDKTFMSNWAGSIMNEYPNFSIVGEEWSYNPLIVGYWQKGANNKDGYESNLKSPMDFPMQKAIVEGLNEEEEWDKGLIKLYEGLANDFHYTTPKDILIFVDNHDKTRMFTELWEDIRKAKMALSYILVLPRTPQVYYGTEILMNDSANPGDHGLIRSDFPGGWKDDATNAFTGEGLNEYQKDMQSFVAKVLNYRKHSAAIHDGKTLHFAPFNGTYFLFRIKDDETVVLIINKNEQPITLDLKRYEEVGLSGKNLKNIITGEDFIWNDEIHLTEKGSIILTTKINNL; this is encoded by the coding sequence ATGAAAAGCCTACCATTAATTATTGTTATCGTACTTTTGTTTTCATGCGAAAAAAAAGAACCAAATAAGATGGAAGTTTTGAATGAAGAGACAGGGATAATGAATGAAGTTGAAAGAGTTGAACCTCCAAATTGGTTTATTGGTTTTAAAAATACTTCGTTACAATTATTGGTAAAAGAAAACAATATTGGTGCTGCTATTCCATCAATTTCTTATGCCGGAGTTACTATAGAAAAAGTAAACAAAGCAAAAAGCAATAATTATTTATTTATCGATTTAAATATTGATGCTGCTACAAAACCAGGAAAATTCAATATAACTTTTACATTTGATGATGGGGCAATAAAAACGCATACCTATCAATTAAAGTCAAGAGAAAAGACTTCGGATGAATATGTTGGGTTTAATAGTACAGATGCTATTTATTTAATTACTCCAGATCGTTTTGCAAATGGAGATGAAACGAATGACATTGTTGTAGGCTTAAAAGAAGCTACCATAGATAGAGTAGATAATTATAAACGTCATGGTGGTGATTTACAGGGAATTATGAACCATATAGATTATATAGCAGATTTAGGTTTTACTGCCGTTTGGCCAACTCCTGTTTTGTTAAATGATATGGAAGAAAGTTCTTATCATGGTTATGCAATTACAGATTATTATCAAGTAGACCCACGTTTTGGAACACTTGAGGACTATAAAAAATTAGCCGATGAATTACGTAAAAAGAACATGAAATTAATCATGGATCAAGTTGCAAATCATTGTGGAATAGGGCATTGGTGGATGAAGGATCTTCCGTTTGATGATTGGTTAAATAATCAAAAAAACTATGAAGACAATATAGACAATTGGGCCAGTGAAACCTCTATTGGATCTAATCATAGAAGAACTACAAATCAAGATTTGTACGCATCACAAGTAGATCGAAAAGGAAATAATGAAGGGTGGTTTTCTCCCAAAATGCCAGATTTAAATCAACGAAATCCGTTTTTAGCAGCCTACATTATTCAGAATAGTATTTGGTGGTTAGAAACATTGGGTTTAGGAGGTATTAGACAAGATACATATCCATATCCTGATAAAACATTTATGAGTAATTGGGCAGGTAGCATTATGAATGAATATCCTAATTTTTCTATTGTTGGAGAAGAATGGAGTTACAATCCGTTAATTGTTGGTTATTGGCAAAAAGGCGCAAATAATAAAGATGGTTACGAGTCTAACTTAAAATCTCCGATGGATTTTCCGATGCAAAAAGCAATTGTAGAAGGTCTTAATGAAGAAGAGGAATGGGATAAAGGTTTGATAAAACTGTATGAAGGTTTAGCGAATGATTTTCATTATACAACTCCAAAAGATATTTTAATTTTTGTAGACAATCATGATAAAACGAGAATGTTTACAGAGTTGTGGGAAGATATTAGAAAAGCTAAAATGGCATTGAGCTATATATTGGTTTTACCTAGAACTCCGCAAGTCTATTACGGTACAGAAATTTTAATGAATGATTCTGCAAATCCTGGAGATCATGGTTTAATTAGATCTGATTTTCCTGGTGGATGGAAAGATGATGCCACAAATGCCTTTACAGGAGAAGGTTTAAATGAATACCAAAAAGACATGCAATCTTTTGTTGCTAAGGTATTAAACTATCGCAAACATAGTGCTGCAATTCATGATGGTAAAACCCTACATTTTGCTCCTTTTAATGGTACTTATTTCTTGTTTAGAATAAAAGATGATGAAACTGTAGTGCTTATTATCAATAAAAATGAACAACCAATTACACTCGATTTAAAACGATATGAAGAAGTCGGTTTATCAGGAAAAAATCTTAAAAATATTATAACCGGAGAAGATTTTATTTGGAATGATGAAATTCATTTAACGGAAAAAGGTAGTATTATTTTAACTACAAAAATAAATAACTTATAG
- a CDS encoding alpha/beta hydrolase: protein MKKYIVLLLIFLIVACKSETKNTDKKEEDTLKITSKVLEKAVLSSGQLIRVAAFPSKNITPRPVDVWLPENYSAAKKYAVLYMHDGQNLFDATTTWNKQEWMVDEVASKLMKQGITKDFIVVGIHNIPAIRWLDLFPEKAMSFLSKEDKNIMIEEAKKNNLTINLTGDKYLKFLVEELKPYIDKTYSVYRDKENTFVAGSSMGGLMSMYAVAEYPDVFAGAACLSTHWVGAVPKENNPLPKAIFKYLEAHLPDAKTHKMYFDYGNKTLDQFYGKYASKVDSIFTNGSYTEANFKNLFFEGSDHSELSWQKRVDIPLTFLLKK from the coding sequence ATGAAAAAATATATAGTTTTGTTATTAATTTTTTTAATAGTTGCTTGTAAGTCAGAAACAAAGAATACGGATAAGAAAGAGGAGGACACTTTAAAAATCACCTCTAAAGTATTAGAAAAGGCGGTTTTATCATCAGGACAATTAATAAGAGTAGCTGCTTTTCCTTCTAAAAATATTACCCCAAGACCTGTGGATGTTTGGTTGCCAGAAAACTATTCAGCAGCAAAAAAATATGCCGTTCTATATATGCATGATGGTCAGAATTTATTTGATGCCACAACAACATGGAACAAACAAGAATGGATGGTAGATGAGGTTGCTTCAAAATTAATGAAACAAGGAATTACTAAAGATTTTATTGTAGTGGGCATTCATAACATACCAGCGATTCGCTGGTTAGATTTATTTCCAGAAAAAGCCATGAGTTTTTTATCGAAAGAAGATAAAAATATAATGATTGAAGAGGCTAAGAAGAATAATTTGACGATCAATTTAACGGGAGATAAATATTTAAAATTTTTAGTAGAAGAGTTAAAACCTTATATCGATAAAACATATTCGGTTTATAGAGACAAAGAAAATACGTTTGTGGCAGGTTCATCTATGGGCGGTTTAATGTCTATGTATGCAGTGGCAGAATATCCAGATGTATTTGCAGGTGCCGCTTGTTTATCTACCCATTGGGTTGGCGCAGTGCCAAAGGAAAACAACCCTTTGCCTAAAGCTATTTTTAAGTATTTAGAAGCGCATTTACCAGATGCAAAAACGCATAAAATGTATTTTGATTATGGTAATAAAACGTTAGATCAATTTTATGGAAAATATGCATCAAAAGTAGATTCAATTTTTACAAACGGTAGCTATACCGAAGCAAATTTTAAAAACTTATTTTTTGAAGGGAGCGATCATTCTGAATTGTCTTGGCAAAAAAGAGTGGATATTCCTCTTACTTTTTTATTAAAAAAATAA
- a CDS encoding TIM-barrel domain-containing protein, translated as MKTYIILFLLLFITAFAFTQNSKRGFKKATFKDCNFLHVEVTDGSYRIQFYNSKIVETSFIPKGETFVANSHAVVLKPTDVHARFRESSTFVNFSTKGVSVKIQKKPFKISYFYKDKEITSEKTGYIKSKHQPMELVKGNIVAAETEKIEFNLTSDEILYGAGSRALGMNRRGNRLPLYNRAQYGYETHAELMNFTLPIVISSKKYMLHFDNAPIGYLDLDSKKDNTLTYETISGRKTYQVVVGDSWMDLVENYTDLTGKQPLPARWTLGNFSSRFGYHSQRETEATIDKFQEENIPVDAVILDLYWFGKTLQGTMGNLEVYKDSFPDMKAMITRLKNKGVKTVLITEPFILSNSKKWKETVKKDVLAKDSLGNPAKYDFYFGNTGIVDIYKKEGKEWFWNIYKEIINLGAKGLWGDLGEPEVLPSWVNFSDKKADEIHNIYGHDWARLIFEGYQKEFPKERPFILMRAGSSGSQRFGMIPWSGDVNRTWGGLQSQPEIALQMGMQGLGYMHSDLGGFAGDNLDDNLYTRWLQYGVFQPIFRPHAQEGVASEPVFRSNSAKRMAKEAIELRYKLLPYNYNVAFENNQKGTPLMRPIFFEEDDLKLMTNSTTYLWGKDFLITPILKDSVKVKEIYFPKTANWFNFYSDEKVTGGQTKSVQVDENSIPTYVRGGAFIAMTKLVQTTDAYDGNNLELHYYYDAAVKESEREFYNDNGLLSNAFEKEEFEVLEFEAEITKRCLEIEMEAEFGKNWKPQQKEILLVIHNVNWKPTKIKVDGKRKQNSILENNVLKIPVNWNPTEEIKIKISLK; from the coding sequence ATGAAAACATATATTATTCTTTTTTTATTACTTTTTATAACAGCTTTTGCTTTTACTCAAAATTCGAAAAGAGGTTTTAAGAAAGCAACATTTAAAGACTGTAATTTTTTACATGTAGAGGTAACAGACGGATCTTATAGAATTCAGTTTTACAATTCTAAAATAGTAGAAACCTCTTTTATACCTAAAGGAGAAACTTTTGTAGCCAACTCTCATGCAGTTGTTTTAAAACCAACTGATGTGCATGCTAGATTTAGGGAGTCATCAACTTTTGTTAATTTTTCTACAAAAGGAGTCTCGGTAAAAATTCAGAAAAAGCCTTTTAAGATATCTTATTTCTATAAGGATAAGGAAATTACATCAGAAAAAACAGGATATATAAAATCCAAACATCAACCAATGGAATTGGTTAAAGGTAATATTGTTGCAGCCGAAACAGAAAAAATAGAATTCAATTTAACTTCAGACGAAATTCTATATGGAGCAGGGTCAAGAGCGTTGGGTATGAATAGAAGAGGCAATAGATTGCCATTGTATAATAGAGCGCAGTATGGTTATGAAACGCACGCAGAATTAATGAATTTTACATTACCCATTGTAATTTCATCAAAAAAATACATGCTTCATTTTGATAATGCACCTATTGGTTATTTAGATTTAGACAGCAAAAAAGACAATACTTTAACCTATGAAACTATTTCCGGACGTAAAACGTACCAAGTTGTAGTAGGGGATTCTTGGATGGATTTGGTAGAAAATTACACCGATTTAACAGGGAAACAACCTTTGCCTGCTCGTTGGACTTTAGGTAACTTTTCGAGTAGATTTGGGTATCATTCTCAAAGAGAAACAGAAGCAACAATAGATAAGTTTCAAGAAGAAAATATACCTGTAGATGCTGTTATTTTAGACTTGTATTGGTTTGGAAAAACATTACAAGGCACCATGGGGAATTTAGAAGTTTACAAAGATTCTTTTCCGGATATGAAAGCAATGATTACTCGCTTAAAAAACAAAGGAGTAAAGACGGTTTTAATTACAGAACCTTTTATTTTATCAAATTCTAAAAAATGGAAAGAAACAGTTAAAAAAGATGTTTTAGCAAAAGATTCTCTAGGAAATCCTGCTAAATATGATTTCTATTTTGGCAATACAGGGATTGTAGATATTTATAAAAAGGAAGGAAAAGAGTGGTTTTGGAATATTTATAAAGAAATTATAAATTTAGGAGCAAAAGGACTTTGGGGCGATTTAGGAGAACCGGAAGTATTGCCTTCTTGGGTGAATTTTAGCGATAAAAAAGCAGATGAAATTCATAATATTTATGGGCATGATTGGGCACGTTTAATTTTTGAAGGCTATCAAAAAGAATTTCCAAAAGAAAGACCGTTTATTTTAATGCGCGCAGGATCTTCTGGTTCGCAGCGATTTGGAATGATTCCTTGGTCTGGAGATGTAAACAGAACTTGGGGAGGATTGCAATCTCAACCAGAAATTGCTTTACAAATGGGCATGCAAGGTTTAGGGTATATGCACTCTGATTTAGGCGGATTTGCAGGAGATAATTTAGATGATAATTTATACACACGTTGGTTACAATACGGTGTTTTTCAGCCAATTTTTAGACCTCACGCACAAGAAGGTGTGGCAAGTGAACCTGTTTTTAGAAGTAACAGCGCTAAAAGAATGGCTAAAGAAGCTATTGAATTACGTTATAAATTATTACCCTATAATTACAATGTAGCTTTCGAAAACAATCAAAAAGGAACTCCTTTAATGCGTCCTATTTTCTTTGAAGAAGATGATCTAAAATTGATGACAAATTCAACCACCTATTTATGGGGAAAGGATTTTTTAATAACACCAATTTTAAAAGATTCTGTAAAAGTCAAAGAAATTTATTTTCCTAAAACGGCAAATTGGTTCAATTTTTATTCGGATGAAAAAGTAACTGGAGGACAAACTAAAAGTGTACAAGTTGATGAAAATTCGATTCCGACTTATGTACGTGGAGGCGCATTTATTGCAATGACAAAATTAGTGCAAACAACAGATGCTTATGACGGAAATAATTTAGAACTACATTATTATTACGATGCTGCTGTGAAAGAGAGTGAAAGAGAATTTTACAATGATAATGGTTTGCTATCGAATGCTTTTGAAAAAGAGGAATTTGAAGTTTTAGAATTTGAAGCAGAAATTACCAAACGTTGTTTAGAAATTGAAATGGAAGCAGAATTTGGAAAGAACTGGAAGCCACAGCAAAAAGAAATATTGCTGGTTATTCATAATGTAAATTGGAAGCCAACTAAAATAAAAGTAGATGGAAAAAGAAAACAAAATTCAATCTTAGAAAATAATGTTTTAAAAATTCCAGTAAACTGGAATCCAACAGAAGAAATAAAAATAAAAATTTCATTAAAATAA